Proteins encoded within one genomic window of Fusarium musae strain F31 chromosome 4, whole genome shotgun sequence:
- a CDS encoding hypothetical protein (EggNog:ENOG41) yields MAPSAVVDDFSSHDGQALEALSDKIDDVNVIKYDETSKFDKEKDKNTFRQYADATDRVKNFYREQHHKQTVAYNLAARNRFYNASRPRAEMTIWEAMEKLNTLVDESDPDTSLSQIQHLLQSAEAIRRDGKPRWMQLTGLIHDLGKLMLFFPELETQGQWDVVGDTFPVGCAFSDKIIYPETFVEGNPDATNPDFNTKYGIYSPNCGLDNVMLSWGHDEYLYHVVKDQSTLPDEALAMIRYHSFYPWHREGAYRHLMCDKDHEMLKAVNAFNPYDLYSKSDGVPDAEKLKPYYMELISEYFPNPVIKW; encoded by the coding sequence ATGGCCCCTAGCGCTGTCGTTGACGATTTCTCTAGCCACGATGGCCAAGCACTCGAGGCTCTCTCTGACAAGATCGACGATGTCAACGTGATCAAGTACGACGAGACATCCAAAttcgacaaggagaaggacaagaacacCTTCCGCCAATACGCCGATGCCACCGACCGCGTCAAGAACTTCTACCGCGAGCAGCACCACAAGCAGACCGTCGCCTACAACCTCGCTGCCCGCAACCGCTTCTACAACGCCTCTCGTCCTCGTGCCGAGATGACCATTTGGGAGGccatggagaagctcaacactCTTGTTGACGAGTCTGACCCTGATACTTCCCTCTCTCAGATccagcatcttcttcagtCTGCTGAGGCCATCCGCCGCGATGGCAAGCCTCGATGGATGCAGTTGACTGGTCTCATCCACGACCTTGGCAAGCTTatgctcttcttccccgAGCTTGAGACTCAGGGTCAGTGGGACGTTGTCGGTGACACATTCCCAGTTGGCTGTGCTTTCTCCGACAAGATCATCTACCCCGAGACCTTTGTTGAGGGTAATCCCGATGCTACCAACCccgacttcaacaccaagtaTGGTATCTACTCTCCCAACTGTGGTCTCGACAATGTCATGCTCTCATGGGGTCACGACGAGTACCTCTACCACGTCGTCAAGGACCAGTCCACTCTCCCTGACGAGGCTCTCGCCATGATCCGCTACCACTCCTTCTACCCCTGGCACCGCGAGGGAGCTTATCGCCACCTCATGTGCGACAAGGACCatgagatgctcaaggctGTCAATGCCTTCAACCCCTATGACTTGTACTCCAAGAGCGACGGTGTGCCCGATGCTGAGAAACTCAAGCCTTACTACATGGAGCTCATAAGCGAGTACTTCCCCAACCCTGTCATCAAGTGGTAA
- the DBP9 gene encoding ATP-dependent DNA/RNA helicase — translation MGSLSKRKRDQTEEVVTDEKPATIEVEKPTKPAQKQEDETSFVDLGLDPRLLQAIAQQKFAKPTLVQRKAIPLALNGQDVLAKADCGSGKTAAYVLPLLSSILKRKATDSTAFATALILVPTRELADQVFKAIEQFASFCAKDISTVKLTDKVSNAVQRALLSNSPDIVISTPATAWHNVNSSALSIDKLTHLILDEADLVLSYGYSEDLENLSRSVPKGVQVMMMSATLTDEVDTLKGIFRRDPTLLDLKEKEAEGEGITQFVAKCGEDEKFLLAYVIFKLKLIKGKCIIFVSDIDRCYRLKLFFEQFGIRSCILNSELPLNSRVHVVEEFNKHVYDIIIAADEKNEMMGDDAEPVEGETEDAEKQGDGDDAETEAKRPKKKAKKSRGADKEYGVSRGVDFKKVSAVINFDLPTTASAYTHRIGRTARAGQTGMALSFVVPKDLYRKHMPTSTPTSENDEKVMAKIIRQQAKRGKEVKPYNFNMKQVDPFRYRMNDALRAVTKVSIREARTRELRQELLKSEKLKRYFEENPTELAHLRHDGELRTARQQAHLKHIPEYLLPKDGKQALKNDIGFVGLRKDRKGHKGKGKKGRGFKVGSRKRDPLKTFKARRKTK, via the exons ATGGGGTCCTTATCGAAAAGAAAGCGCGATCAAACAGAAGAAGTCGTTACTGACGAAAAGCCTGCTACTATCGAAGTTGAAAAGCCTACGAAGCCTGCGCAGAAGCAGGAGGATGAGACTTCCTTCGTCGATCTCGGTCTCGATCCTAGACTGCTACAAGCCATCGCTCAGCAGAAGTTTGCAAAGCCGACTTTAGTGCAGAGGAAGGCGATCCCTTTGGCTCTCAATGGACAAGACGTCTTGGCCAAGGCCGATTGTGGCTCTGGAAAGACGGCAGCTTATGTTTTGCCTTTGCTATCTAGCATTCTGAAGCGCAAAGCT ACCGACTCTACAGCTTTCGCAACCGCCCTAATCCTCGTCCCGACCCGCGAGCTCGCCGACCAGGTCTTCAAGGCCATCGAACAATTTGCTTCCTTCTGCGCAAAGGACATCAGCACAGTCAAGTTAACCGACAAGGTCTCCAATGCCGTGCAGCGCGCCCTTCTCTCAAACTCCCCCGACATCGTCATCTCAACCCCTGCGACTGCCTGGCACAACGTCAACTCTTCAGCACTCTCGATCGACAAACTCACACATCTTATCTTGGACGAAGCCGATCTTGTTCTTTCCTACGGTTACAGTGAGGATCTGGAGAACTTGTCACGATCGGTTCCCAAGGGTGTTCAggtcatgatgatgagcgcTACTCTTACAGATGAGGTCGACACACTCAAGGGGATCTTCCGGCGTGACCCCACATTGTTGgatctcaaggagaaggaggctgaagGCGAGGGTATCACCCAATTTGTGGCCAA GTgtggtgaagatgaaaagTTCCTTCTCGCCTATGTCatctttaagcttaagttgATTAAGGGCAAGTGTATTATCTTTGTGAGCGACATTGACCGATGCTACCGCCTCAAGCTCTTTTTTGAGCAGTTCGGCATTCGAAGCTGTATTTTGAACTCCGAACTTCCCCTAAACTCGCGAGTTCATGTTGTGGAGGAGTTCAACAAACACGTTTACGATATCATCATTGccgctgatgagaagaatgagatgatgggAGATGATGCGGAACCTGTTGAAGGCGAGACTGAGGATGCCGAGAAGCAGGGCGACGGAGATGATGCGGAGACGGAAGCAAAGcgaccaaagaagaaggccaagaagtccAGGGGCGCTGATAAAGAGTACGGTGTATCAAGAG GTGTCGATTTCAAGAAGGTTTCCGCAGTCATTAACTTCGATCTCCCCACGACAGCATCAGCCTACACACATAGAATAGGACGTACAGCGCGAGCGGGACAGACTGGCATGGCCCTATCATTCGTTGTCCCCAAAGACCTATACCGAAAGCACATGCCTACGTCCACACCAACTTCAGAGAATGACGAGAAGGTgatggccaagatcatcaggcAGCAAGCCAAGCGAGGAAAAGAGGTGAAGCCTTACAACTTCAACATGAAGCAAGTGGACCCTTTCCGGTACCGAATGAACGATGCTCTACGTGCGGTCACCAAGGTTTCTATCCGAGAGGCCCGAACAAGAGAGCTGCGACAGGAGCTGTTGAAGAGTGAGAAGCTGAAGCG GTATTTCGAGGAGAACCCTACGGAACTCGCCCATCTTCGCCACGACGGTGAACTTCGAACTGCTAGACAACAAGCTCACCTGAAGCATATCCCAGAGTATCTCCTACCCAAAGATGGTAAACAGGCCTTGAAAAACGACATTGGCTTTGTGGGACTCAGGAAAGATCGCAAGGGTCATAAGGGTAAGGGTAAGAAGGGTCGCGGATTTAAGGTTGGATCAAGGAAGCGGGATCCGCTCAAGACATTCAAGGCGAGGCGCAAGACAAAATAG
- a CDS encoding hypothetical protein (EggNog:ENOG41), whose translation MANQFFFRDASASFNDAQFIADAMDSTIPHLVAAGNAGQWGTEPLSRKESFTQKMYDAVSKSEQFCRTGTGDPERIFIAEVEDKQTDSESTANGNLYRRVDENGKSFVSVGFVKIVEKQFVGYLKESETLKAQVEPALNKGKFIFLQYLVTDHRVGDRRRGAGAALLQKVKDYTLERGWKTIWLDCWDGGNGQLVQYYIDQGFHIMGSFRDDDDDGSP comes from the exons ATGGCGAACCAGTTCTTTTTCCGCGACGCTTCTGCATCATTCAATGATGCTCAGTTCATCGCTGATGCAATGGACTCGACTATCCCCCATCTTGTTGCGGCGGGAAACGCTGGCCAATGGGGAACTGAGCCTCTTTCTAGAAAGGAATCATTCACGCAGAAAATGTATGATGCTGTCTCAAAGTCGGAGCAGTTCTGTAGAACGGGAACTGGTGATCCCGAGAGAATATTTATTGCCGAGGTTGAAGACAAACAGACAGACTCTGAATCCACTGCAAACGGAAACCTTTACCGTCGTGTGGACGAGAATGGAAAATCCTTTGTGTCTGTTGGCTTCGTCAAGATTGTTGAAAAACAGTTCGTGGGCTATCTGAAAGAGTCCGAGACTTTGAAAGCCCAGGTTGAACCTGCGTTGAATAAGGGCAAGTTTATCTTCCTCCAATACCTCGTCACTGATCACCGAGTTGGTGATAGACGTCGCGGAGCTGGGGCTGCTCTCCTTCAGAAAGTCAAGGATTATACTCTTGAGCGTGGTTGGAAGACGATCTGGCTTGATTGCTGGGATGGGGGTAATGGGCAATTGGTGCA GTACTACATTGATCAAGGATTTCATATCATGGGGAGCTTTagggatgatgatgacgatggatcTCCATGA
- a CDS encoding hypothetical protein (BUSCO:EOG09260T28), with amino-acid sequence MATPAPPEDQARLLEDALVAVRQQTSLMRKCLDTPGKLMDALKCCSTLVSELRTSSLGPKQYYELYMSVFDALRYLSVHLRENHPVNHLADLYELVQYAGNIVPRLYLMITVGTAYMAIEDAPVKELMKDMMDMSRGVQHPIRGLFLRYYLSGQARDYLPTTESDGPEGNISDSINFVLTNFVEMNKLWVRLQHQGHSREREQRIRERKELQLLVGSNIVRLSQLVDLETYKSSILAPLLEQVVQCRDVLAQEYLLEVITQVFPDEFHLHTLDQFLGAVSRLNPHVNVKAIVIGLMDRLSEYAERDGPEDKSDDRAQIEADALAKLLEKVNLQKEASTTTPSESKQSEADGKAGESTEDAESADADSAPEGEESIAKATDETPEETAGESSNDDSSTLAESTPSVADTETTAVNGQGSITDTVQLYEVFFAQVKNLVEAQHLPVQDIIALLVSLCNLALNIYPDRLDYVDQILAYATTKVRENINNADLHSPPAQQSLLALLQAPLNRYVSTFTALSLPTYVPLFQSQSYPTRRAVAGGVARTLLKNQTKISTTEQLENVLEVLKVLIKEGSQAPQGYPGVTQRRPVETDETMEEQGWLARIVHLLQAEDNDTQFKLLQMTRKAYSEGNERIRTTTPPLITACMKLARKFKQREHFDDNWETQSNALFKFMHSALSTLYTRVNGSGAAEMALRLFASAGQTADLTGFEEVAYEFFAQAFTVYEEAVSDSKAQFQAVCVIATALHQTRNFGKENYDTLITKCAQHGSKLLRKPDQCRAVYLASHLWWATPMVSNGESEETELYRDGKRVLECLQRALRVADSCMETATSIELFVEILDRYVYYFDQQNESVTTKYLNGLIELIHSNLAGNQQDSASVENSRRHFHQTLENIRSRQYEGVVLTPN; translated from the exons ATGGCCACGCCAGCTCCCCCCGAGGACCAGGCTCGTCTGCTTGAAGATGCTCTCGTTGCCGTGCGACAGCAGACGTCCCTTATGCGCAAATGTCTCGATACTCCTGGAAAGCTAATGGATGCGCTCAAGTGCTG CTCGACTCTGGTTTCTGAGCTTCGCACAAGCAGTCTTGGACCCAAGCAATACTACGAGCTGTACATGTCAGTGTTCGACGCCCTGCGATACTTATCTGTCCATCTTCGCGAAAATCACCCTGTCAACCACCTGGCCGACCTATACGAGCTCGTCCAGTATGCAGGCAACATCGTTCCACGATTGTATCTTATGATTACTGTGGGAACCGCCTACATGGCCATCGAAGATGCGCCTGTCAAGGAGCTCATGAAGGACATGATGGACATGAGCAGAGGCGTTCAGCATCCTATTCGTGGTCTCTTCCTCCGATATTACCTGTCTGGCCAAGCGAGGGACTACCTGCCAACTACTGAGAGTGACGGTCCTGAAGGCAACATTAGCGATTCCATCAACTTCGTGCTTACAAATTTCGTCGAGATGAATAAGCTATGGGTTCGTCTACAACACCAAGGCCACTCGAGAGAGCGCGAGCAGCGAATTCGGGAGCGAAAGGAACTGCAGCTACTGGTTGGCAGCAATATTGTACGCCTGAGCcagcttgttgatcttgaaacGTACAAGTCTAGTATTCTAGCACCGCTGCTAGAGCAGGTGGTTCAATGCCGGGACGTTCTCGCCCAAGAGTATCTCCTTGAGGTGATTACGCAAGTTTTCCCGGACGAATTTCACCTGCACACCTTGGACCAATTCCTCGGTGCCGTTTCACGCCTCAACCCCCATGTCAACGTCAAGGCCATTGTAATTGGTCTAATGGATCGATTGTCTGAATATGCTGAACGCGATGGGCCGGAGGACAAGTCGGACGACAGAGCTCAAATTGAGGCGGATGCACTGGCAAAACTGTTGGAGAAGGTAAACCTTCAAAAAgaagcatcaacaaccacacCTTCAGAGTCTAAGCAATCTGAAGCTGATGGTAAAGCGGGTGAGTCTACTGAAGATGCCGAATCCGCCGATGCCGACAGTGCACCCGAGGGCGAGGAGTCTATAGCCAAGGCCACCGATGAGACTCCAGAGGAAACTGCTGGTGAGAGCAGCAACGACGACTCTAGCACACTCGCCGAGTCTACACCTTCAGTTGCTGATACGGAAACCACCGCTGTGAACGGTCAAGGGTCAATCACAGACACCGTGCAGCTTTACGAGGTTTTCTTCGCCCAGGTCAAGAACCTGGTGGAGGCTCAGCATCTCCCTGTGCAAGACATTATTGCACTCCTGGTGTCACTTTGCAACCTTGCGCTTAACATTTATCCCGACAGACTGGACTACGTTGACCAGATCCTGGCTTACGCAACTACCAAGGTTCGAGAGAATATCAACAATGCCGACCTTCACTCGCCTCCTGCTCAGCAGAGCctgcttgctcttcttcaggcGCCCCTTAACCGATATGTTTCCACTTTCACTGCTTTGTCTCTTCCTACCTACGTTCCTCTCTTCCAGTCGCAATCATACCCTACCCGCCGAGCCGTTGCTGGTGGCGTCGCTCGCACTTTGCTCAAAAACCAGACCAAAATCTCGACTACAGAACAGCTCGAGAACGTGTTGGAGGTACTCAAGGTCCTCATCAAGGAAGGTTCCCAGGCGCCTCAAGGATACCCAGGTGTTACCCAAAGACGTCCCGTGGAGACAGACGAGACGATGGAGGAGCAGGGATGGCTCGCCAGGATCGTGCACTTGCTGCAGGCCGAGGACAATGATACTCAGttcaagcttctccaaaTGACAAGAAAGGCGTACTCGGAAGGAAACGAGCGTATTCGCACGACGACGCCACCTCTTATCACAGCATGCATGAAGTTGGCGCGAAAGTTCAAGCAGCGTGAGCACTTTGACGACAACTGGGAGACACAGAGTAATGCTCTGTTCAAGTTCATGCACTCGGCGCTCAGCACGTTGTACACCCGTGTTAACGGCTCTGGGGCTGCAGAGATGGCGCTGCGTCTCTTTGCCTCTGCTGGTCAAACAGCCGATCTGACCGGGTTTGAAGAGGTTGCATATGAATTCTTTGCGCAAGCCTTCACAGTGTATGAGGAGGCTGTTTCGGATTCGAAGGCTCAGTTCCAGGCTGTCTGTGTGATTGCTACTGCTCTTCACCAGACACGCAACTTTGGAAAGGAGAATTACGACACTCTCATCACCAAGTGCGCACAGCACGGCAGCAAACTGCTACGCAAGCCTGATCAATGCCGCGCTGTGTATCTGGCGAGTCACTTGTGGTGGGCGACTCCGATGGTGTCGAATGGCGAGTCGGAAGAGACAGAG CTTTACCGTGATGGTAAGCGAGTACTCGAATGTCTTCAGCGTGCCCTTCGTGTTGCCGATTCCTGCATGGAGACGGCCACATCGATTGAACTCTTTGTTGAGATTCTGGACCGCTATGTGTATTACTTTGACCAACAAAACGAATCA GTCACAACCAAGTACCTCAATGGTCTCATTGAACTCATCCACTCTAATCTGGCCGGCAACCAACAAGATTCTGCTTCAGTTGAGAACAGCCGCCGGCACTTCCATCAGACATTGGAGAACATCCGAAGTCGACAATATGAGGGAGTCGTTCTGACACCGAACTGA
- a CDS encoding hypothetical protein (EggNog:ENOG41~MEROPS:MER0015691) encodes MPSEKTPFYDPIPPTYDQAVASGSYYDPDDWAPAPRSPTNERNATEAESQGLLQHSSGASSSRRPDGYRPPTVETDDEDSLWASDSESDDEAAQVRREMQEMEIEEPDRSRGSQWGKRIGSYLTLPRWKWSWRPRLPRLRIQLPQRADAPAADNAENATGENEETPSQTTRRWNIPKVDKTTVILFCVRILALTIILGFFYLLFASDMFGGLSDRLGGGFRFNPEDLRAHLLRTVDPMRMRASVQHFSNYAHIAGTEGDYATALDVQAMFSRALLDEVMMDEYQVYLNYPRKDGRVVQIMDEKDLKKAKWTAKLEEEEVGGETAGRQTYAFHGYSKSGDVKGPLIYANYGTRDDFKHLASKGFNATGAIALVKNGGPLENQALKVKAAELAGFAGCLIYSDPADDGFKKGVVAPEGLYMPSDGVQRGSVGLTNWGIGDPLSPGYGSKGDQRITLDKANGLVGIPSLPLAWRDAKVLLQHLKGYGEKVPNKWEGGVPDVEWWTGSEKSPIVRLKNEQDEDSLHTIWNVYGRINGMEQTSKSIIIGNQRDSWAFGATDPHSGTAVMIEMARIFGDLVQRGWRPLRTIEFMSWDASAYNLIGSTEYVEHNSEALRDNAFAYLNLGAAVVGKDLHASGSPVFRKSLLHALGRVIDPSTNSTLKDLWEQSHAELKQPEGRGDHIPFQDIAGTSALDLAFRGAQVPHHSSYDKVGLVDNFIDPDFEYHGAMGQVIALLILDMADRPIMPFDMGWYAQRLGQWVKELEKWALKQMDGQPKGEKDAFKELKDAATLVQHNVATFEKWEMEWDREVLGNGGWEANDIGASRLAYNNKMAYFETALLDLEIGGGIPNRTQFKSVVFGPEAWSNDGAIFPAIRDYIEEGNWKAAKPIVAKTAALLRKAATILEMQ; translated from the exons ATGCCTTCCGAAAAGACTCCTTTCTATGATCCTATACCGCCCACTTACGATCAGGCCGTGGCTAGCGGTAGTTATTACGATCCAGATGACTGGGCTCCTGCTCCGAGGTCTCCAACAAACGAACGTAATGCAACAGAGGCGGAATCACAGGGCCTCCTACAACATTCGAGTGGCGCCAGCTCCTCCCGCAGGCCCGACGGTTATCGACCACCAACAGTAGAGACGGACGATGAAGACAGTTTATGGGCCAGCGATAGCGAGAGTGACGATGAAGCCGCGCAGGTTCGACGTGAGATGCAGGAGATGGAGATCGAGGAGCCCGACCGATCCCGGGGCTCTCAGTGGGGGAAGCGAATAGGGTCATATCTAACTCTACCACGGTGGAAATGGTCCTGGAGGCCGAGATTACCACGATTACGCATACAATTACCTCAACGAGCTGATGCGCCAGCTGCCGACAATGCCGAGAATGCCACGGGTGAGAATGAGGAGACGCCAAGCCAGACAACGAGGAGGTGGAATATACCGAAGGTGGACAAAACAACCGTCATCTTATTTTGTGTACGCATTTTGGCCCTCACAATTATCCTGGGATTTTTCTATCTGCTCTTCGCCAGCGATATGTTTGGTGGTTTGTCAGATAGATTAGGAGGTGGTTTCCGTTTCAATCCTGAGGACCTTAGAGCCCATCTGCTGCGTACCGTCGATCCCATGAGAATGCGCGCATCAGTACAGCACTTTTCGAACTACGCCCATATTGCTGGCACTGAGGGTGATTATGCGACCGCGTTGGATGTTCAGGCCATGTTCAGCAGGGCACTACTGGATGAGGTTATGATGGATGAGTATCAGGTTTATCTCAACTATCCCCGCAAGGATGGTCGTGTGGTGCAGATCATGGACGAGAAGGatctcaagaaggccaaaTGGACGGCTAAGctagaagaagaggaggtcgGAGGCGAAACTGCAGGTCGGCAAACGTACGCCTTCCACGGGTACTCAAAGTCGGGTGATGTCAAGGGACCCCTAATTTACGCCAACTATGGTACAAGAGACGATTTCAAGCATCTTGCAAGCAAAGGTTTTAATGCCACGGGAGCTATTGCGTTGGTGAAAAACGGTGGTCCTCTGGAGAATCAggctctcaaagtcaaggcaGCCGAGCTGGCAGGCTTTGCTGGCTGTCTTATCTACTCCGACCCTGCGGACGACGGTTTCAAGAAGGGTGTTGTAGCTCCTGAAGGACTGTATATGCCCTCAGATGGTGTTCAAAGAGGCTCCGTAGGTCTCACTAACTGGGGAATTGGTGACCCCTTGTCGCCCGGTTATGGTAGCAAGGGTGATCAGCGAATCACACTCGACAAGGCCAATGGACTTGTCGGTATCCCCAGTCTCCCTCTCGCTTGGAGAGATGCCAAGGTTCTACTACAGCATCTCAAGGGTTATGGCGAAAAGGTGCCCAACAAGTGGGAGGGCGGCGTCCCAGATGTCGAGTGGTGGACCGGCAGTGAGAAATCCCCAATTGTGCGCTTGAAGAACGAGCAAGATGAGGATTCATTACACACTATCTGGAATGTTTATGGTCGAATTAATGGTATGGAGCAGACGTCCAAGTCTATCATCATCGGCAACCAGCGAGATTCTTGGGCTTTCGGTGCAACGGACCCCCACTCAGGCACAGCTGTCATGATCGAGATGGCTCGAATCTTTGGAGATCTTGTACAGCGAGGCTGGAGGCCACTGAGGACCATCGAATTTATGTCTTGGGATGCCTCTGCGTACAACCTGATTGGCTCAACTGAATATGTCGAGCACAACTCAGAGGCTTTGCGTGACAATGCCTTTGCTTACCTCAACCTCGGGGCGGCTGTCGTCGGAAAAGACCTGCATGCTTCAGGATCGCCGGTGTTCCGAAAGTCTCTCCTTCATGCCCTGGGCCGAGTTATCGATCCCTCTACTAATAGTACATTGAAGGACCTTTGGGAACAGAGCCATGCCGAGCTGAAGCAGCCAGAGGGACGTGGCGACCACATTCCATTCCAGGATATCGCAGGAACAAGTGCACTCGATCTGGCCTTCAGGGGGGCCCAGGTCCCTCACCACTCAAGTTACGACAAGGTTGGATTGGTGGACAACTTCATCGATCCCGACTTCGAGTACCACGGTGCAATGGGACAAGTGATAGCTCTGCTCATTCTCGACATGGCCGATCGGCCCATCATGCCGTTCGATATGGGCTGGTATGCACAGAGACTGGGCCAATGGGTCAAAGAACTCGAGAAGTGGGCACTTAAGCAAATGGACGGCCAGCCCAAGGGCGAGAAAGACGCattcaaggagctcaaggacgCCGCAACACTTGTCCAACACAACGTCGCCACGTTCGAGAAGTGGGAAATGGAATGGGACCGCGAGGTCTTGGGCAACGGAGGCTGGGAAGCCAACGATATTGGTGCCTCTCGACTTGCATACAACAACAAGATGGCATACTTTGAGACAGCGTTACTGGACCTTGAAATCGGTGGTGGT ATTCCCAACCGAACACAGTTCAAGAGCGTCGTCTTCGGACCAGAGGCTTGGTCCAACGACGGAGCCATCTTCCCTGCTATTCGCGACTACATCGAAGAGGGAAACTGGAAAGCCGCCAAACCGATAGTTGCCAAGACGGCAGCGCTTCTTCGCAAAGCAGCAACAATCTTAGAGATGCAATAA
- a CDS encoding hypothetical protein (BUSCO:EOG09264Z3D) — translation MDHVEQHMAQQASQENASLFTPLNLILLSAVLYTTYSMLRSSPPPSLPRDTPSTVFKTYTPHTLLPFNGEEDRPVFLAVRGRVFDVSPGRNFYGPGGPYSNFAGRDASRGLACGSFDEDMLTKDLDGPLDKLEGLDAEQMEALQGWEERFLEKYNVVGKLVSVQDYESQKA, via the exons ATGGATCACGTCGAGCAACACATGGCTCAACAAGCCAGCCAAGAAAA CGCTTCCCTCTTCACAcccctcaacctcatcctcctcagcgCCGTCCTATACACAACCTACTCCATGCTCCGCTCCTCGCCGCCCCCATCTCTCCCCCGCGACACGCCCTCAACAGTCTTCAAGACATACACCCCCCACACTCTTCTCCCCTTCAATGGCGAGGAGGATCGACCTGTCTTTCTCGCTGTGCGCGGCCGCGTTTTCGACGTTTCGCCTGGCCGTAACTTCTACGGCCCTGGTGGTCCTTACAGCAACTTTGCCGGTCGGGACGCAAGTCGCGGTCTTGCGTGTGGAAGCTTTGATGAGGACATGTTAACAAAGGACTTGGATGGTCCGCTTGATAAGCTGGAGGGACTCGATGCGGAGCAGATGGAGGCGCTCCAGGGCTGGGAGGAGAgattcttggagaagtaCAACGTTGTTGGAAAGCTGGTTTCTGTGCAGGACTATGAGTCCCAGAAGGCTTAA